One segment of Monomorium pharaonis isolate MP-MQ-018 chromosome 6, ASM1337386v2, whole genome shotgun sequence DNA contains the following:
- the LOC105829567 gene encoding sterile alpha motif domain-containing protein 5-like isoform X4 codes for MTMASNIVVEWLRSLHLGQYSESFIDNGYDDLEICKQIGDPDLDAIGVFNQKHRARLLQSVKTLREEGAASVYFTLEETTNDNGCDNVSSKSSRTSSDRPASDKETQRASPTASSSSGGQELTKFADEYEEGKAELVRIPRMQLRMLLQEKLRHDGIRLACQPYTTPVSLLWR; via the coding sequence ATGACCATGGCGAGCAACATCGTGGTCGAGTGGCTGCGGTCGCTCCATCTCGGCCAGTACTCGGAGTCGTTCATCGACAACGGCTACGACGACCTTGAGATCTGCAAGCAGATCGGCGATCCGGATCTCGACGCGATCGGCGTCTTCAATCAGAAGCACCGCGCGCGCCTGCTGCAGTCGGTTAAGACTCTGCGCGAGGAGGGTGCCGCGAGTGTGTACTTCACGCTGGAGGAGACGACCAACGACAACGGCTGCGACAACGTCAGCTCCAAGTCCTCGAGGACGTCGTCCGACAGGCCGGCCAGCGACAAGGAGACGCAGCGCGCGTCGCCCACCGCCAGCTCCTCCAGCGGAGGTCAGGAGCTGACCAAGTTCGCGGACGAGTACGAGGAGGGCAAGGCCGAGCTCGTGAGAATTCCCAGGATGCAACTGCGGATGCTGCTGCAGGAGAAGCTAAGACATGACGGCATCAGGCTGGCCTGCCAACCCTACACCACACCG
- the LOC105829567 gene encoding sterile alpha motif domain-containing protein 5-like isoform X3 — protein MTMASNIVVEWLRSLHLGQYSESFIDNGYDDLEICKQIGDPDLDAIGVFNQKHRARLLQSVKTLREEGAASVYFTLEETTNDNGCDNVSSKSSRTSSDRPASDKETQRASPTASSSSGGQELTKFADEYEEGKAELVRIPRMQLRMLLQEKLRHDGIRLACQPYTTPVSFFMQVIIAL, from the coding sequence ATGACCATGGCGAGCAACATCGTGGTCGAGTGGCTGCGGTCGCTCCATCTCGGCCAGTACTCGGAGTCGTTCATCGACAACGGCTACGACGACCTTGAGATCTGCAAGCAGATCGGCGATCCGGATCTCGACGCGATCGGCGTCTTCAATCAGAAGCACCGCGCGCGCCTGCTGCAGTCGGTTAAGACTCTGCGCGAGGAGGGTGCCGCGAGTGTGTACTTCACGCTGGAGGAGACGACCAACGACAACGGCTGCGACAACGTCAGCTCCAAGTCCTCGAGGACGTCGTCCGACAGGCCGGCCAGCGACAAGGAGACGCAGCGCGCGTCGCCCACCGCCAGCTCCTCCAGCGGAGGTCAGGAGCTGACCAAGTTCGCGGACGAGTACGAGGAGGGCAAGGCCGAGCTCGTGAGAATTCCCAGGATGCAACTGCGGATGCTGCTGCAGGAGAAGCTAAGACATGACGGCATCAGGCTGGCCTGCCAACCCTACACCACACCG
- the LOC105831525 gene encoding tetra-peptide repeat homeobox protein 1 gives MKAFLISLLFVSAIAGDASEKKHDKRAYLHGGPPIHGHGGYSHHGGVVLHGNGYDHGYGHGYEHGYGHGYKHGYGNGYGYGYGYAPGYGPGYGPGYGPGYGPGYGPGYGSGHGYGNGGLSGRIEIIGGVPHGHGIYAPSYGGLGPIHHIHKTVVNRVVPVPVPVPQPVPVTRKVPVPVPHPVPVEVKRPVPVPVPQPVPFIVSKPYPVNVPRPVPVPVPQPVHVSHPVPHPVPVPHPVPVQIETAVPVPFPQPLPAPYPLPSQPFAPIGPQPISPIGIGAAGAGFGAGAGAVFGTGAGAGAGAVFGAGAGAGTGAVFGAGAGAGTGAIFEGGSSGLTITSSIVNGGGEFGSTGSGLQVNVDPDSEGYSYPIPNKKFF, from the exons ATGAAGGCTTTCTTA ATTTCATTGCTATTCGTCTCCGCCATCGCCGGTGATGCGTCGGAGAAGAAACACGACAAACGTGCCTATCTACACGGAGGACCCCCGATACATGGACATGGCGGTTACAGCCACCACGGAGGTGTTGTATTACATGGGAATGGATATGACCATGGATATGGGCATGGATATGAACACGGATATGGACATGGTTATAAACATGGATATGGAAACGGATATGGGTATGGATACGGATACGCACCTGGATACGGACCAGGATACGGACCAGGATACGGACCTGGATACGGACCTGGATACGGACCAGGGTACGGATCAGGACACGGATATGGAAACGGAGGACTTAGCGGAAGAATCGAAATTATAGGGGGAGTGCCACACGGTCACGGTATATACGCACCAAGTTATGGGGGTCTAGGACCAATACATCACATTCACAAAACTGTTGTAAATCGTGTGGTTCCAGTTCCAGTTCCCGTACCTCAACCTGTTCCTGTCACTCGTAAAGTTCCCGTACCGGTACCGCATCCCGTACCTGTAGAAGTAAAGCGTCCCGTTCCTGTCCCGGTGCCTCAACCAGTTCCATTCATCGTCTCCAAGCCTTACCCCGTTAACGTACCTCGCCCAGTTCCAGTGCCGGTACCTCAACCAGTGCACGTATCGCATCCAGTGCCGCATCCGGTCCCAGTTCCACATCCAGTTCCTGTACAAATTGAAACAGCAGTTCCAGTTCCATTCCCGCAACCCTTACCTGCTCCATATCCGTTGCCCAGTCAGCCATTCGCCCCCATCGGTCCTCAACCAATCTCTCCTATTGGAATTGGAGCGGCCGGCGCAGGATTTGGCGCAGGAGCTGGTGCAGTATTTGGCACAGGAGCTGGCGCAGGAGCTGGTGCAGTATTTGGCGCAGGAGCTGGCGCAGGAACTGGTGCAGTATTTGGCGCAGGAGCTGGCGCAGGAACTGGCGCAATATTTGAAGGTGGAAGTTCTGGACTTACAATTACTAGTAGCATCGTAAACGGTGGTGGTGAATTTGGCTCCACGGGCTCGGGACTCCAAGTGAACGTGGATCCCGACAGCGAGGGATACTCTTATCCGATACCGAACAAGAAATTCTTTTAA
- the LOC105829567 gene encoding sterile alpha motif domain-containing protein 5-like isoform X5: MTMASNIVVEWLRSLHLGQYSESFIDNGYDDLEICKQIGDPDLDAIGVFNQKHRARLLQSVKTLREEGAASVYFTLEETTNDNGCDNVSSKSSRTSSDRPASDKETQRASPTASSSSGGQELTKFADEYEEGKAELVRIPRMQLRMLLQEKLRHDGIRLACQPYTTPVS, encoded by the coding sequence ATGACCATGGCGAGCAACATCGTGGTCGAGTGGCTGCGGTCGCTCCATCTCGGCCAGTACTCGGAGTCGTTCATCGACAACGGCTACGACGACCTTGAGATCTGCAAGCAGATCGGCGATCCGGATCTCGACGCGATCGGCGTCTTCAATCAGAAGCACCGCGCGCGCCTGCTGCAGTCGGTTAAGACTCTGCGCGAGGAGGGTGCCGCGAGTGTGTACTTCACGCTGGAGGAGACGACCAACGACAACGGCTGCGACAACGTCAGCTCCAAGTCCTCGAGGACGTCGTCCGACAGGCCGGCCAGCGACAAGGAGACGCAGCGCGCGTCGCCCACCGCCAGCTCCTCCAGCGGAGGTCAGGAGCTGACCAAGTTCGCGGACGAGTACGAGGAGGGCAAGGCCGAGCTCGTGAGAATTCCCAGGATGCAACTGCGGATGCTGCTGCAGGAGAAGCTAAGACATGACGGCATCAGGCTGGCCTGCCAACCCTACACCACACCG
- the LOC105829567 gene encoding sterile alpha motif domain-containing protein 5-like isoform X2: MTMASNIVVEWLRSLHLGQYSESFIDNGYDDLEICKQIGDPDLDAIGVFNQKHRARLLQSVKTLREEGAASVYFTLEETTNDNGCDNVSSKSSRTSSDRPASDKETQRASPTASSSSGGQELTKFADEYEEGKAELVRIPRMQLRMLLQEKLRHDGIRLACQPYTTPVSKDVFNFRGNISC; this comes from the coding sequence ATGACCATGGCGAGCAACATCGTGGTCGAGTGGCTGCGGTCGCTCCATCTCGGCCAGTACTCGGAGTCGTTCATCGACAACGGCTACGACGACCTTGAGATCTGCAAGCAGATCGGCGATCCGGATCTCGACGCGATCGGCGTCTTCAATCAGAAGCACCGCGCGCGCCTGCTGCAGTCGGTTAAGACTCTGCGCGAGGAGGGTGCCGCGAGTGTGTACTTCACGCTGGAGGAGACGACCAACGACAACGGCTGCGACAACGTCAGCTCCAAGTCCTCGAGGACGTCGTCCGACAGGCCGGCCAGCGACAAGGAGACGCAGCGCGCGTCGCCCACCGCCAGCTCCTCCAGCGGAGGTCAGGAGCTGACCAAGTTCGCGGACGAGTACGAGGAGGGCAAGGCCGAGCTCGTGAGAATTCCCAGGATGCAACTGCGGATGCTGCTGCAGGAGAAGCTAAGACATGACGGCATCAGGCTGGCCTGCCAACCCTACACCACACCG